In Belonocnema kinseyi isolate 2016_QV_RU_SX_M_011 chromosome 4, B_treatae_v1, whole genome shotgun sequence, a single window of DNA contains:
- the LOC117171766 gene encoding uncharacterized protein LOC117171766 translates to MKVLIILSVVVASFASLEPAEYRPPASSYSAHYLPPNELNAPAAVPSFQYLPVNRYRAPQNVLPTSQYLPPVRQSVLTPSVSRTTYLPIPSHQSRIPTLPSTNYLTANRQTPPPFSATSTPFSSTIPNQTLRHGVSAPSNVYLPGNRFPGFGQSSSSFGKSFAGPIPSLIPPVVARAQASQYLPPNQFGSSKSSGYDYNAIDVTTPAKYDFEYSVNDEYGNDFGHKERRSGDTTEGVYTVLLPDGRKQTVHYRADQNGFQPRISYEETRSGSNGYNNANKGYHSEGPY, encoded by the exons ATGAAG GTCCTTATCATTTTATCCGTTGTGGTTGCATCATTCGCTAGTTTGGAGCCTGCTGAGTACCGACCACCAGCTTCATCCTATTCGGCTCATTATTTACCTCCGAATGAACTGAATGCCCCGGCTGCGGTTCCCTCATTCCAATACTTGCCTGTCAATCGGTACAGAGCTCCTCAAAATGTATTACCAACCTCCCAGTATCTACCACCAGTGCGGCAAAGTGTACTGACTCCTTCTGTCTCACGAACCACCTACCTTCCCATTCCCAGTCATCAAAGCCGCATACCGACTCTTCCATCTACAAACTATCTAACAGCAAACCGACAGACACCCCCTCCTTTTTCAGCAACGTCAACCCCCTTTTCCTCGACGATTCCGAACCAAACTTTACGTCATGGAGTTTCTGCACCCTCAAACGTCTACCTGCCAGGTAATCGCTTCCCTGGATTCGGACAAAGTTCTTCGTCCTTTGGCAAATCCTTCGCTGGACCAATTCCATCTTTGATCCCACCGGTGGTTGCTAGAGCACAGGCAAGCCAGTACCTTCCACCGAATCAGTTTGGCAGCTCAAAGAGTTCTGGATACGATTATAATGCTATTGATGTTACA ACGCCAGCGAAATACGATTTCGAGTACAGTGTTAACGACGAGTACGGGAACGACTTCGGTCACAAAGAAAGGCGCAGTGGTGACACAACCGAGGGCGTATATACGGTACTTTTACCCGACGGTAGAAAGCAAACTGTCCATTATCGCGCGGATCAGAACGGCTTCCAGCCGAGAATCTCGTACGAGGAGACCAGGTCAGGCTCCAATGGCTACAATAATGCTAACAAGGGATATCATTCCGAAGGGCCATACTAG